In the genome of Harmonia axyridis chromosome 4, icHarAxyr1.1, whole genome shotgun sequence, the window TACCAATCTTGTTCCTCATCAGAAGTGTCATCATCTTGCAAGACTCTTCTCTTAGCGGGGTTCTTAGTCGTTCTTTTTGCTTGTTTACCTTGTCCCGTGCATTTTCCTTTACCCTTCTTTGTAGTTTCAatctcttttttcttctttttattagCATGTTCTTCGGCCAAAGCATCCTTCTCTGGAGTGTCCGTAAGAACAGCTGTCTTTCTTTTACGTCCTTTATTGCGTCCAACTAATCGAGGAGGTGCTTTAGGCAGTGGTCTTATGAGGTCTGGtgagaaaattattgtattttcatcTCCCGCGTTGTTATCAGCTGATGATTGAGGAAGTTGGAAGCTGCAACAAGGGGTAGTCTCCTGAGAGCATTGACGTCCCACATGTTCTGGATTACCTGATGGTTCAACGCTGCAGTCGCTTTGCTGTAGAATTGATGGAGTAGTCTCAATCTCTATATTGCAGCCGACATTATTTGAGTCATTAAGATATTCAGCAGTCCTTTCTTGATTGTTTAGAGGGACAGGAAAGTGGTCTGTATCTTGTGAGGGTCGATTTTCTGGCATCGGGCGGTCAGTGACAGAAGACGGCGCATAATCTTTGTCTGTGAAGATATTTGGGTCATAGGGCCAAATGCCAGCCTTTTTAAATGCGTTGCTTATATTGATAGGAGTTGCTGCAAGCGGCAAAGCGTATTTTACAATACCTGGTATTTCATAAATGCTCATAGTTTTCCCGGGATTAGTTCTCAGCCAGTTGTTTTGAGCTTTAGAACAGTATGCTTTGAATGGGCCGTTGACACCAACATCCAGGGGTTGCAGACGGTGGGTGCAGTGTGGTgggaatgataataatataacagaGTTTTTCTTGGCCTTTTCGATCACATCAATATCAATATGAGATGAATGATTGTCTAGTAGTAATAACACTGGTTCATCAGGACTAGGCTTAGTATGCTTTATGAAATGATCCATAAACACTAAGAACTCTTTGTTTGTCATCCAACCGGATTGATTACCAGCCCCAATACACTCAGGAGGACCACCTCGGATAAACAGGTCCTTAAATTTCAAACGCGGGAAAACAAACATCGGCGGAATCGAGTTTCCCAGAGCACTCACCGCTAGCTCAACAGTGACTAAAGTTCCACGTTCAGATGAAACAATTGCTCCTACTTGCTTTGTTCCTTTTTCagccaaaatttttttcggttttaacaCAGTTGTGACACCAGTCTCGTCCAAATTCCATATACGTGAAGGAGTAAGATTATATTTTGTAATCAAGTCGccaagtttttcgaaaaattgatttaCATTATATCTGTTGAACGAGCTCGCGCGTCCGGCACTGGTAGCTTCTGGTGTTCTTATTGCAAGAGTAGAGTTCCTCTTCAGGAAGTTTGTAAACCAATCCTTGCCAGCCTTACCATTGGTATGCCAAGATGGTGGGATGTGTTGAACATTAAACTTCACGGCACACTGGTAAGCAAGTTGTCGTACTTCTTCTGGTAGAAGACCAAAATAAATAGAGGCACTTTTCAAAATGTACTCAGACAGTTGTGCCTCTTGATCTTCACTAAACACCATTCTAGATTTAAAACCAACCGAAGGAGTAAGtccacttttaatttttttgacataccTTTGAAGAGTTGTATGGCAAATTTCCAATTCACGTGCAACTGTTTTTAATTTACGTCCATCCTTGATGACTGCATCAGCCGCTCTTTTTAGAAGATCTTGGGATGTAGTTCCCCTTTGAGTTTTCCGCTTGTAATTCCTCATTCTGTCAAAGACAATAAATACAGGATGAAGTATCATGGCAAAAAGTATTTTATATCTTCCACAAGTGCTCGCATAAACTTAAGTATTACAGAAACAATGAAGGTTGCCGTGGGGTTGGTTGTGCCGCGGCACAAGCAGCCCCCCATGAACGGCACATTTTACCCCGTTTATGCGAGTGTGATATTTTGCCCTACATATAAATATCAAAGCGCTCTAAGCATTATAATCATACTGCATAACAAACTAGGATAAACGACAAACATTTTACTAAAACTTTCATATTAAAAGGACGAAAAATGCCAGCTTGTGACCAAAAAGTATTGAGACGAAAATATTTACTTACGTAGAGCTCGAATACACACACATGCACTGACACCCTGTCCCTTCGGCGGACGGAATTAAACTGGCATGCGCATGTCCCGGACTGTTAGGCATTACGTGAATAACTGCTATCTTATATCTATCTCTTTCTGTTTACGAGATATTCGCGTCGGCACAATTTACCCGCGGCACTTTCAGCCCCGCTCTCCCCTACAGTTGATATGTCCGaataaatcttattttattGGGGAATGTGTTATGATTCAACGTGCAAATAAGTCAATAATCCTAGAAaccttggaaaaaaataaatgaatacctctcagatgaggttttaatttttgtcccggtcgatgtttcaacatttatggcagccctaAGCTAGCAGAGCCACCAAGCCAATCGATATCTTATGGAAAATCTGACaacaccataattttaggctccttttaggctcacgtttgaacccattaccaaatttctgaatatacgtttttttcaaaaaatgaaaatgcgaaaaatctactgaaaaagtagatttctactaaatctggccaTACTgagttttattatattttcagtatctaagtatatataaaaccgcttgcacatttacgtcaaactttaaacgtaaaatcacagcccaaacgggaccatctagagcaaaaatgacaagaataagacccccctcaaaatcgtctggagatcccgggaaaaatcccaaaccttcgattctcctcgcggttttcgagtatacggggtgtttcggatcattttgacatttcaagtcccatatttctgtggtatctgtggacaatttgactgtcagtgtcatgttaataataaatatttcatttccatatatgaaacttcttgaaaaagtttgtagtttccaaaattgttattcaatatttaaataaatgccgacagataaaatgcaaagtcttcggcgaatcgaaaattcgatagatatttgtcaaaattttgaaatgaacattgatatcatcgaatgcattttccccAATTCAGGtttttttaagtgtttgtatcattcaattggatatgaatgttacttcatttcaggaatttttcgtttattttccacaaactataaaactacattctctttcgtgagaatttgaatctattgcgataGAAGagggaactacaaaagagaacagaagcttcatctgatcatgtattaaacagatagaaaaactccttatagataattcacaattggctttattactggaaaaagagccaagttagtcagatgacattcaaaaatttccatgtgtttttggaatatctaaaatatacacttttacgacagaagagtgcaaaaatataaatgatcaatccgtttttgaagaatttgagtgcagtgctgttgaatttataatgaataagtcaaatcgttgtgaaatcttccatacgaataatttcaactatatgtatattatctattatattatttgccgctcaactgaaacatgtattaataaaccttggaaattagagactcaaactttttacctgatttctcaaaaaggttccaccaagatattaaaatttcttatgaggtaacataagccatgggtatttgaaaggcaagtctattcattctgtctctttttcgtttgtttattaaagctatactaggatatacatataaaaaatcagttgaaatactagtcaaaatgttacgacagaaataaaatttaaaggatcattcagtatatgaagaattccaacatggcagttacttttgaaattggtatcaattttccagcaattcaatgtaggtataaaatactttaaaaagtaactattctttaaaactttccatttaatgaatgaatgattaaactcgtataaacatgtagatacctatttcactaaagttttcaatcgttataggaatagttgctctatggccagttcgaaaatgctatcctactgatttattcattgcttttaattttggtaaaaattaaattattaattgattcagatccaaagttaacatttgaagaaaatcaaTTCAGTGTATAGTTATCGAACTCACcaacatgggtcaatagtattggctgatacaattttagtagataccgaggcagtcatttcaaatactgaacacatcttctgactgaagtaaaacttgaacaatgatcttttgttacttgcatcttgaaatgaattttgcactttttcagtgttcaataatgagataattattaaattgactcaagagattaacaatatgctttatcaggattagttaatactgctaaagacgttaataaacctattaatttcttatatggttcatcattacaactctcttttgttgaatcaaatttcaattaagttttcaaaggagtgatattcagccctaaacattttttagctttccctaaattctttatgataaaattatcatttgaattttctatcagatattatattcattcagaattaacattagttaaaacgaaaaagtaatccacgtacaatgcaacaacagttagtaagttattttttgattttatgtagatacaatgctcaattgttgatcttttttaactaatatctatcaaaattttatttactatatatattgccctgttcaatttacttctgagtaaaacccagagctacaagcttgctctataacgtagcgaaccatcattcagctgtcctccactaaatcagaattatctagtgaaatttctatatcatcccttatctatgataactacatctcgactggtattaatgaaattgttacctgtatccctttgatcattcaccagaacccataaaaccctataccttcaagaaatatgcaacagaagagtatgcaaaattcatcgatacaattttcagattctaaaaacgccttaattcttcaggaatgtccaattggtctttcagtattataaattattgaaaataacctactattaaccaaatttttagatttcaaaaggtgtccttccttgtattctaaatatatacaccctatataattgttgattatatattgtatttcttaataaattatggaatagaagaataatttgttgctcaactgaaaaaagtattgatgaaccttgcAAAtaagggacttcttataacctgatttctcaaagatgttgcccttgtaaggcaacataagccatgggtttttgaaaggtagatctattcattctgcctcttttcagttcattatggcttattgtgtgacatctacgttatatttatttctactaccacttaccgttacagccatctattgcaaaacggcgcgccgttgccgcggcggaagcaaagttgtacgccttatataaatatttatatgaatatctaaatataaatatttttgagaggttaggcttgatatcggtgtaatatgggatttggtcccatagaaaaactcgaagcccaaaatggcgaaccccctcaaaatttaaggctaggaccgcccttgatttgtcgtcatgaaaagttatttgcatcaaatattttcatgtgagcaagggcgaaacggtatattctaggaaaaaaatcatatagaattccaacctagaatcagcatagtataccgagtgaatcgtctgaaatcagctaacgatacaaggtttcggaaaaaaagcttttattttctagccggatagccagtgaaggatctaccggcatagtgacggggtccaaggggcggagccccttcggcgagcagagcgagtctaagtatatataaaaccgcttgcacatatacgtcaaactttaaacgtaaaatcacagcccaaacgggaccatctagagcaaaaatgacaagaataagacccccctcaaaatcgtctggagatcccgggaaaaatcccaaaccttcgattctccccgcggttttcgagtatacggggtgtttcggatcattttgacatttcaagtcccatatttctgtggtatctgtggacaatttgactgtcagtgtcatgttaataataaatattccatttcgatatatgaaagttcttgaaaaagtttgcagtttccaaaattgttattcaatatttaaataaatgccgacagataaaatgcaaagtcttcggcgaatcgaaaattcgatagatatttgtcaaaatttggaaatgaacatttatatcatcgaatgcattttcctcaattcaggtttgtttgaagggtttgtattatttggaattaattggatgaatgttactttatttcaggaatttttcgtttattttccacaatctataaaactacatttcctttcgtgagaatttgaatttattgcgacagaagatggaactaccaaagagaacagaagcttcattcatcaattcagtcttggattggagtaaaagttatgctactatgaaacagtattaaacagatagaaagactccttatagataattcacaattggctttattactggaaaaaaagagccaagttagtcagataacagtcaagtttccatgagttttttgaatatctaaaatatacacttttacgacagaggagtgcaaaaatataagtgaccactccgtttttgaagaatttgagtgcagtgctgttgaatttataatgaataagtcaaatctttcatactaataatttcaactatatataccctgttatattattttccgctcaactgaaacatgtattaataaaccttggaaattagagactctcaaacttataacctgatttctcaaaaaggtttcaccaagataagatattataggtaattgcttatgaggtaacataggccatgggtatttgaaaggcaagtctattcattatgtctctttttagttcgtttattatagctatactgaatatttctaaaaataacattcactttagatgtgaattaattaaatttggacttatgcatcatattatatatgactatgaaattgagaaagacatattcttctaaattccataataagtcttttgaatagtactttgaagatattgatttcaataacgtatggaatatatcagttgaaatactagtcaaaatgttacgacagaaataaattttgaaggatcattcagtatatgaagaattttaacatggcagtcactttcgaaattggtatcaattttccagcaattcaatgaaggtataaaatactttaaaaagcaactatttattgaaaatttccatttcatgaatgatcaaatttgtataatgtagatacctacctatttgttcactaaagtttccaatcttttaatcgttataggaataggtgctatatggccatttcatcgaacccactaatatgggtcaatagtattgaccgatacaattttagtaccgatttcaaatactcagttcaaatacttttgactgaagtaaaaattgaacaatgatctttctatcttgaaatgaattttgcacttttccagtgttcaacaatgagataattattaaattgactcaagaaatatgaagaattttaacatgacagttactttcgaaattggtatcaattttccagcaattcaatgaaggtatagaATACTtgaaaaagcaactatttattgaaaatttccatgtcatgaatgaatgatcaaacttgtataaaaatgtagataggtacctatttgttcactaaagtttccaatcttttaatcgttataggaataggtgctatatggccatttcatcgaacccactaatatgggtcaatagtattgaccgatacaattttagtaccgatttcaaatactcagttccttttgactgaagtaaaatttgaacaatgatctttgtatcttgaaatgagttttgcaattttccagtgttcaacaatgagataattattaaattgactcaagaaattaacagagtatgctatatcaggactagttaatactgctaaagatgttaataaacctattaatttcttatatggttcatcattacaactcttttttgttgaatcaaaattcaatttagttttcacatgttcacaatcagacatgttgaattgttgcaatacatatttgaagaatataatcgatagctttactaccttttccataatttctagtaatattcatccctaatcattttttagcttcccctaatttctttttcataaaattttctatcagaaaattcattcagaattaacattagttaaaacaaaaaagtcatccacgtacaatgcaacaatagtaagccagttattttttgatttatgtaaatactatgatcaatattgttgatcttttgaaacttatatctatcaaaattttatttactatataggacataaattgccctgtttaattcacttctgagtaaaacccagagccacaagtctcgttctataacatagcatcaatacaatcttcagatactaaaaaactccttagttcctcaggaatttccaataggtccttcaaattgttgcaattatattgtatttcttcacaaaatatggaatagaagaataatttgctgctcaactgaaaaatgtattgataaaccttggaaatgagggacttcttataacctgatttctcagatatgggtatccgaaaggtagatctattattcattctgcctcttttcagtttgtttattacagctatactgaatattcctaaaacaaaatctcactgtaggtcttttcatagatcttatcgaacgattatgtaaattcaatatttgtcaaaactgaaaataaacattgaatgcaatttctttaattcaggtagtatttctattaatgagtcaatggAATGAATGTAACTTCAGtttagggctcacaagtaaatatccaatggaatgatagcccttaaaatatatctattattcattttgaattgacttacaagaatatcaatatttgtcaatttttcccacccaatcatcaattaaatttggacttatgcatcatacatgtctctataaagaagaaatgtgctaatttaaaatcttaatgttgggattatattattattcaatattctctaaaaattttttacaaacctataagcatgaataactgtcttgaaagactgacgctcacattttgattattcatttctcccaaattcttcaaagaaagaaattgccatttctggaaaaatgagatctgagaatttggttgatatcggttattttttattcattattaaagaatacaatatacgatttatatttgaacaaaattttaagacatgcgttTGACTGACAActatgatcatagagaaatctttgtttatggttatgactgcgttcggcaaatccacactagggatgggcaaaggtcagaaaattatcgatatctatatattgtatcgatattttctgacactatcgaaatgtatcgaaatatgtaaaagttaaatatcgatatatatcgctgtgatattttggtgtgagaaaattctgttgatttgaataaagtttttctatcatagaggataataataagattcagtggaaaacgacatattcagtagtttgcttccaattttatggagtattttgtcgtcctgaacatttatagggacattgatgttgacgaggacgctgtgattacaaggttttcaaagggttcaaagtttcaaagaccaaattagattttgtgatgtagttgccaattgtcttctttttttcatattaaacaatctaattttttttaaatttctacccgaatggttaaaaccctgattAGTAAATAAtgctattataatacaacaaatacataagggtacaactttttttttgcgaaattcgaggctttattgtaaaaaactggttatacatttataattcaaagtattgccaacgctggtcactactttctcccatctttcggacagcgtacgaattgaaagaactggtcatcttttgaagcgatccacgaatcgattcaagtttttacttcttcataagatcggaagtgttggtcagccaggccgtgtgctattaattgaaacaagtgatagtccgtgggagcaacgtctggagaatacgtcgggtagggttgtgggataggaattcccattttaacgtttccaagtatatcttgactactttcgcaacatggggtcgaacattgtcatgcagtaaaatcaattcatcttctttctcgttgtattgcgacggtttgtttttcaatgctcggtacaaacgcattaattgcgttcgataaagatcgcctgtgattctttcagtcataatacactacgccgagataataataataataatggtcccaccaaatactgagcatgaccttagaaccgtgaatattcggtttggccgtcgatgtggaagcattgtcaggatatcctcatgattttatgcgcttgggattatcgtaatgaacccatttttcgtctccagtcccaatccgatgcagaaaccccttccgtctttgtcttgcaagcagctgttcacaagtaaataaacgtcgttcaaacacctcgcggcttcaactcgtaccgcacccaatttccttgtttctgtgtcattcctatgactttcaggcgttttgaaatggcttgtagtcctaatgatcctgtcaattattgttgcgtttgaaatgagtcttgatcaagtattgcctccaattctgtatcttcaaaaaccttctctcttccaccgcgatgctggtcttcgacatcaaaatcaccattcttgaagcgttgaaaccactctcggcacgttctttcactaatagcggcctcaccataggtatttgagagcattcgatgagcctcagccgcagatttattcatatttccgtagaaaattaaaacctccctcaaatgacgagaatttgactcgtaagctgacatggttaatcgtgaatatctttatgatgcagacacaaatcgactaacatgtcgatggcgtaatgttcacaaataactaaacttattgtatgacatctacgatatatttatttcgactaccacttaccgttacagccagctattgcaaaacggcaagagcaaagttgtacgcctaaatctaaaatttcggaatatgacattgttcagctaaaatattttcgaagttcaggcgcttccggttatataagaattaaaaaaatttttttcaaaacaaacttttttttcattttatgtctcagatattatcgag includes:
- the LOC123678239 gene encoding uncharacterized protein LOC123678239 — encoded protein: MPNSPGHAHASLIPSAEGTGCQCMCVYSSSTMRNYKRKTQRGTTSQDLLKRAADAVIKDGRKLKTVARELEICHTTLQRYVKKIKSGLTPSVGFKSRMVFSEDQEAQLSEYILKSASIYFGLLPEEVRQLAYQCAVKFNVQHIPPSWHTNGKAGKDWFTNFLKRNSTLAIRTPEATSAGRASSFNRYNVNQFFEKLGDLITKYNLTPSRIWNLDETGVTTVLKPKKILAEKGTKQVGAIVSSERGTLVTVELAVSALGNSIPPMFVFPRLKFKDLFIRGGPPECIGAGNQSGWMTNKEFLVFMDHFIKHTKPSPDEPVLLLLDNHSSHIDIDVIEKAKKNSVILLSFPPHCTHRLQPLDVGVNGPFKAYCSKAQNNWLRTNPGKTMSIYEIPGIVKYALPLAATPINISNAFKKAGIWPYDPNIFTDKDYAPSSVTDRPMPENRPSQDTDHFPVPLNNQERTAEYLNDSNNVGCNIEIETTPSILQQSDCSVEPSGNPEHVGRQCSQETTPCCSFQLPQSSADNNAGDENTIIFSPDLIRPLPKAPPRLVGRNKGRKRKTAVLTDTPEKDALAEEHANKKKKKEIETTKKGKGKCTGQGKQAKRTTKNPAKRRVLQDDDTSDEEQDWYCIICCDAYSNSAPREKWIQCIECKNWAHSQCIDDEESPAFVCPNCYSDQSSIE